A single genomic interval of Camelus ferus isolate YT-003-E chromosome 24, BCGSAC_Cfer_1.0, whole genome shotgun sequence harbors:
- the NAPG gene encoding gamma-soluble NSF attachment protein isoform X2: MMLKEMQKLPEAVQLIEKASTMYLENGTPDTAAMALERAGKLIENVDPEKAVQLYQQTANVFENEERLRQAVELLGKASRLLVRGRRFDEAALSIQKEKNIYKEIENYPTCYKKTIAQVLVHLHRNDYVAAERCVRESYSIPGFNGSEDCAALEQLLEGYDQQDQDQVCEVCSSPLFKYMDNDYAKLGLTLVVPGGGVKKKAAASPQPAPAGAPAAEEEEDEYAGGLC; the protein is encoded by the exons ATGATGCTGAAG GAGATGCAGAAACTCCCAGAGGCTGTGCAGCTGATCGAGAAGGCCAGCACGATGTACCTGGAGAACGGCACTCCGGACACGGCGGCCATGGCCCTGGAGCGCGCCGGGAA GCTTATAGAAAACGTAGATCCGGAAAAGGCTGTCCAGTTGTATCAACAGACAGCAAACGTGTTTgaa AATGAGGAGCGCTTGAGGCAGGCGGTTGAGTTACTAGGAAAGGCGTCCAGGCTGCTGGTCCGGGGACGCAG gtTTGATGAGGCGGCGCTCTCTattcagaaagagaagaatatttaTAAGGAAATTGAGAATTACCCAACTTGTTACAAG aaaaccaTCGCCCAGGTCCTGGTCCACCTGCACAGGAACGACTACGTGGCCGCAGAGCGGTGTGTCCGGGAGAGCTACAG CATTCCTGGCTTCAACGGGAGCGAGGACTGTGCTGCCCTGGAGCAGCTCCTGGAGGGCTACGACCAGCAGGACCAAGACCAGGTGTGCGAGGTCTGCAGCTCGCCCCTCTTCAAGTACATGGACAACGAC TATGCGAAGCTGGGCCTGACCCTGGTGGTCCCAGGCGGCGGCGTCAAGAAGAAGGCGGCTGCCTCCCCCCAGCCCGCGCCCGCCGGCGCCCCCGCGGCCGAGGAAGAGGAGGACGAGTACGCAGGGGGGCTGTGCTAG